From Ferroacidibacillus organovorans, a single genomic window includes:
- a CDS encoding SDR family NAD(P)-dependent oxidoreductase translates to MDLFSVRNRRVLVTGATRGIGFALADGFAAAGAEVMLTARGETGLEDALQKLRERHPEAVLHKMPMDVSDTKEVRRTMQEAVAIMGGIDTLINNAGLNIRKKAIDVEEQDWDAVVDTNLRGAFFVAQAAGRVMLLQGGGSIVNIASVGGQVALRTGVAYAAAKAGLLHMTRVLAVEWATCNVRVNAIGPWYFRTPLTEKLLDDRDYLAEILACTPMKRVGDVRELVGPALFLASDAASYVTGQALMVDGGMSVYGF, encoded by the coding sequence ATGGATCTGTTTTCGGTGCGCAATCGTCGTGTACTCGTGACAGGTGCGACTCGTGGGATCGGTTTTGCATTGGCGGACGGATTCGCGGCGGCGGGCGCTGAAGTGATGCTGACTGCGCGCGGAGAGACAGGCCTGGAAGACGCGTTGCAAAAGCTTCGTGAGCGTCACCCGGAAGCGGTTCTCCACAAGATGCCGATGGATGTTTCAGATACAAAAGAGGTTCGCCGCACCATGCAGGAAGCCGTTGCAATCATGGGCGGCATCGATACGCTCATTAACAATGCGGGGCTCAACATCCGCAAAAAGGCGATTGACGTAGAAGAGCAAGACTGGGATGCGGTGGTTGACACGAACTTGCGCGGAGCCTTTTTCGTCGCTCAGGCGGCAGGGCGTGTGATGCTTTTGCAAGGTGGCGGAAGCATTGTAAACATCGCTTCAGTGGGAGGCCAGGTGGCGCTGCGTACAGGGGTTGCGTATGCCGCTGCAAAGGCTGGGTTGCTTCATATGACGCGTGTCTTGGCTGTGGAGTGGGCGACTTGCAATGTGCGCGTCAATGCGATTGGTCCTTGGTATTTTCGTACGCCCTTGACTGAGAAGTTGCTTGATGATCGGGACTATCTCGCTGAGATTCTCGCGTGTACACCGATGAAGCGCGTGGGCGACGTGCGTGAATTGGTCGGTCCAGCGCTTTTTTTGGCATCGGATGCCGCAAGCTATGTGACAGGGCAGGCGCTTATGGTGGACGGCGGTATGAGCGTCTATGGGTTTTAA
- a CDS encoding Mur ligase family protein: MDVRSWVAFAVASVTAFALRVTKRAGTSLPGYVAARISPNLLFYALEKLDRCVIVTGTNGKTTTSALLRSLVAQDETWISNALGANLLQGILSALLPELTWRGQLRVKRAILEVDEATLPRLTKRFRPDMIIVTNVMRDQLDRYGEVDATLGYLYESTRDETVELVLNADDPLAASLGKNRLNTFYYGLSDWPEDDLLRQEVRDGAFCLRCGGELFYTRTVFGQMGHYHCPVCFEKRPEPQFSMCVRAMQDDVKIREEVRLQRILEYHVTQPLVGIYNAYNLLAACAAARLLGVNPARFEVGLARFTAPIGRMQTFPGNPSRVLALIKNPTGATMVLRSLEGVQSGNPLCFVINDADADGRDVSWLWDIDIESYVKRSPLVSAWYCAGTRGADMALRLKYAGIEPARIHLLERAEETLRVNADEGGSVYILCTYTALHPLANQLEAMQS; the protein is encoded by the coding sequence TTGGATGTAAGATCATGGGTAGCCTTTGCGGTCGCAAGCGTCACTGCTTTTGCGTTACGCGTCACCAAACGCGCTGGGACAAGCCTGCCCGGCTATGTCGCGGCGCGTATCTCCCCCAATTTGCTGTTTTATGCGCTCGAAAAACTCGATCGCTGTGTCATTGTTACAGGTACAAATGGCAAGACCACGACGAGTGCGCTTTTAAGATCGCTTGTCGCGCAGGATGAGACGTGGATCTCAAACGCGTTGGGCGCCAATCTTTTGCAAGGCATTCTATCTGCGCTTTTGCCAGAATTGACATGGCGCGGGCAATTGCGCGTAAAGCGCGCCATCCTCGAAGTGGATGAGGCGACACTTCCACGTCTGACGAAGCGCTTTCGGCCTGACATGATCATCGTGACAAACGTGATGCGCGATCAACTCGACCGCTATGGCGAAGTGGATGCCACGCTTGGCTATCTCTATGAAAGCACGCGAGATGAGACGGTTGAACTTGTGTTAAATGCGGATGACCCGCTCGCCGCGAGTCTTGGAAAGAATCGCTTGAACACCTTTTATTATGGTCTCTCAGATTGGCCAGAGGATGATCTTTTGCGTCAGGAAGTGCGGGATGGAGCGTTTTGTCTTCGATGCGGAGGCGAACTTTTCTATACGCGAACTGTATTTGGCCAGATGGGTCACTATCACTGCCCAGTCTGTTTTGAAAAGCGTCCCGAGCCACAGTTTTCGATGTGTGTCAGGGCAATGCAAGATGATGTAAAGATTCGCGAAGAAGTTCGTCTGCAAAGGATCTTGGAGTATCACGTGACCCAGCCGCTCGTTGGTATCTACAATGCCTATAACCTTCTTGCGGCATGTGCCGCTGCCCGTTTATTGGGGGTCAATCCAGCGCGTTTTGAAGTGGGCCTGGCGCGTTTTACGGCGCCCATCGGGCGCATGCAGACATTTCCCGGGAATCCTTCGCGCGTTCTTGCGCTGATCAAAAATCCAACAGGCGCAACCATGGTGCTGCGCTCGCTCGAAGGCGTGCAAAGTGGCAATCCGCTTTGCTTTGTCATCAATGATGCGGATGCGGATGGACGCGATGTTTCGTGGCTTTGGGATATCGATATTGAGTCATATGTCAAACGGTCGCCTCTTGTCAGCGCATGGTACTGTGCAGGAACGCGCGGCGCAGATATGGCACTCCGCCTGAAATATGCTGGAATTGAACCTGCTCGAATCCATCTTCTTGAGCGCGCGGAGGAGACTTTGAGAGTAAACGCGGATGAAGGTGGCTCCGTGTATATCCTGTGCACGTATACAGCGCTCCACCCGCTTGCCAATCAATTGGAGGCGATGCAATCGTGA
- a CDS encoding type 1 glutamine amidotransferase, which produces MSVKSIRIAHLFPELLNLYADQGNLAVLSLRARARGFRVEVVPIKLREPIDYRQIDLIMLGGGSDREQRVVSEALAGYAQDLRRAIDDGLPVLAVCGGYQLLGHSYELPSGEILPGLQALDLVTKAGTSRLIGNIAIELPETLKLARSTVVGFENHIGRTEHSHQALGRVLAGHGNNGVDHAEGIFVKRVVGTYIHGPLLPKNPHLADLLLTYARAYRGDDGTLEILDDTMEWQAHDQMLARLNVARKER; this is translated from the coding sequence GTGAGCGTTAAGTCTATCCGCATTGCCCACTTATTTCCCGAACTGCTCAATCTCTATGCAGATCAAGGGAATCTTGCTGTACTCTCACTGCGCGCGCGCGCGCGAGGCTTCCGCGTCGAGGTGGTGCCGATCAAGCTGCGCGAGCCAATTGACTATCGCCAAATCGATCTCATCATGCTTGGCGGCGGGTCTGACCGTGAACAGCGGGTGGTCAGCGAAGCGCTTGCAGGCTATGCGCAGGATCTGCGCCGCGCGATCGATGATGGACTCCCAGTTCTCGCAGTGTGCGGTGGCTATCAACTGCTTGGGCACTCCTATGAGTTGCCCAGTGGTGAAATTCTGCCTGGACTTCAGGCGCTTGACCTCGTCACGAAAGCGGGAACGTCGCGGCTCATTGGAAACATCGCAATTGAGTTGCCCGAAACGCTTAAGCTAGCGCGCTCCACCGTTGTCGGTTTTGAGAATCACATCGGGCGCACCGAACATTCTCATCAGGCACTCGGCAGAGTGCTTGCGGGCCATGGAAATAACGGCGTCGACCACGCAGAGGGCATCTTTGTAAAACGAGTCGTCGGAACTTATATTCACGGACCTCTTCTGCCTAAAAATCCTCATCTCGCAGACCTCTTGCTTACCTACGCACGTGCGTATCGAGGCGATGACGGGACACTGGAAATACTCGATGATACAATGGAGTGGCAGGCGCACGATCAGATGCTCGCGCGGCTGAACGTCGCGCGCAAAGAACGGTAG
- a CDS encoding GAF domain-containing protein, with amino-acid sequence MHHAVEAPSAANEFYPFLAEQLTYLIGDETDRIAALANASALFQIYLPNINWVGFYLVRGDELVLGPFQGKPACVRIRFGKGVCGTAAKEDRTLLVPDVQAFPGHIACDTESRSELVIPLHVNRQVIGVLDIDSPTVARFATEDARGLLLSTEVLERVLQRAF; translated from the coding sequence ATGCATCACGCTGTAGAAGCTCCATCTGCCGCGAACGAATTCTATCCTTTTCTCGCAGAACAATTAACCTATCTCATTGGCGATGAAACCGATCGAATTGCGGCGCTCGCCAATGCCTCCGCGCTGTTTCAAATCTATCTTCCGAACATTAACTGGGTAGGTTTTTATCTCGTGCGCGGTGATGAACTCGTTTTGGGGCCTTTTCAGGGAAAGCCGGCGTGTGTTCGCATTCGTTTCGGAAAAGGCGTTTGCGGCACGGCGGCCAAAGAAGATCGCACACTGCTCGTCCCGGATGTCCAGGCATTTCCTGGGCATATTGCTTGCGACACCGAATCGCGATCGGAATTGGTGATACCGCTTCACGTCAACCGCCAGGTCATTGGTGTCCTTGACATCGACAGCCCAACGGTTGCGCGCTTTGCGACAGAGGATGCCCGAGGGCTTTTGCTGTCTACAGAAGTTCTAGAGCGCGTATTGCAGCGTGCGTTCTAA
- a CDS encoding MBL fold metallo-hydrolase — translation MQKLTALDDQLYLFDLLEQNQAGRSSAYLYLGQKKALIETGSSLSHQAILDALREASISPNELDYILLTHIHLDHAGGAGHLARLAPQARVVAHPRAKRHLMDPSRLMAGAKSVYGDALHELFGDMIAIPEEQLLIRHEGEQIDLGDRVWTFYDTPGHAKHHFSIYDERREAIFSGDALGIRYVTSFTGYDFEFVMPSTSPSDFDPSAVEQTVRKLRALRPKTVFHTHFGPSPAEEAFAGTEDGVKRLAQLAKTLYYEGASWEEYMLALTGLYAGILNAAGHASLDIEKIGIDLELNAKGLLHWAAQQHAQ, via the coding sequence ATGCAAAAACTGACTGCACTCGACGATCAATTGTATCTCTTTGATTTGTTGGAGCAAAATCAAGCCGGCCGTTCAAGCGCGTATCTCTACCTCGGTCAAAAAAAGGCCCTGATCGAGACTGGGTCATCCCTTTCGCATCAAGCAATTCTTGACGCGCTGCGCGAGGCTAGCATATCACCGAATGAACTTGATTATATCCTCCTCACGCACATCCACCTTGACCACGCCGGAGGCGCCGGGCACCTCGCCCGTCTTGCCCCTCAAGCGCGTGTCGTCGCCCACCCACGCGCGAAGCGCCACCTGATGGATCCCTCGCGCCTGATGGCAGGTGCAAAATCTGTTTATGGAGACGCGCTTCATGAATTATTCGGCGACATGATTGCCATTCCCGAGGAGCAATTGCTCATTCGTCACGAGGGTGAACAAATCGATCTCGGAGATCGCGTGTGGACATTCTATGATACGCCAGGACACGCAAAGCACCACTTCAGCATTTACGATGAGCGACGAGAAGCCATTTTTTCGGGAGACGCGCTGGGAATTCGCTATGTGACCTCATTTACCGGTTACGATTTTGAATTTGTCATGCCATCGACGAGTCCGTCAGACTTTGACCCGAGCGCCGTTGAACAGACTGTCCGAAAGCTGCGCGCCTTGCGTCCAAAAACAGTGTTTCATACTCATTTTGGCCCATCTCCCGCGGAGGAGGCGTTTGCTGGTACGGAAGATGGTGTCAAACGACTGGCGCAGCTGGCAAAAACGCTCTACTACGAAGGCGCGTCCTGGGAGGAATACATGCTTGCGCTTACAGGTTTGTACGCCGGTATCCTGAACGCGGCAGGTCACGCCTCTCTTGACATTGAAAAGATCGGGATCGACCTTGAATTAAACGCAAAAGGTCTCTTGCACTGGGCTGCTCAACAGCATGCGCAGTGA
- the ftsW gene encoding putative lipid II flippase FtsW yields the protein MFNFFFITLCLVAFGLVMVYSSSMVYALQVVGSSSSYFFRHQLLSAGIGFAGMFILMNVPPDFFNRHARKITLVILLCLILVLIPHIGHQSQNVRRWLGPPSLLFQPSEFSLLTILIYAAYIFAKRHDQIHSFKKGVIPPFLMIGLQTFLILKEPDMGTSMLLLLSGLAVMFAAGIRYRHMAILAGFLAPVLLLFIYMQRYRAQRLLVFLHPFSPKYANQGGYQLIQSFIAIYHGGWFGKGLGRGIQPFGYLPVPHADFIFAVIVEELGLVGAFGVLLAFSYFIWRGMKIAISLEDRFSSLLAIGIVSMITWGVIINVGAVSGLLPVTGIPLPFISYGGTALIVKLWSVGILLSLSRYTRPVSLHGSLRDPSPIDFESMKMKKKRNRTRKQNYQQSAKRS from the coding sequence ATTTTCAACTTTTTTTTTATCACGCTCTGCCTCGTCGCGTTTGGACTTGTTATGGTCTACAGTTCAAGCATGGTCTATGCGCTTCAGGTCGTCGGGAGCTCATCTTCTTATTTTTTCCGTCACCAACTCTTGAGCGCCGGGATCGGATTTGCGGGAATGTTCATTTTAATGAACGTACCTCCTGATTTTTTCAATAGGCATGCGCGCAAGATTACACTGGTCATTTTGCTCTGTCTGATTCTTGTTTTGATCCCGCACATTGGACATCAAAGCCAGAATGTCAGACGGTGGTTGGGGCCCCCTTCGCTTCTGTTTCAACCGAGCGAATTTTCACTTTTGACGATCCTCATCTACGCTGCGTACATTTTTGCAAAACGGCACGACCAGATTCACTCTTTTAAAAAAGGTGTGATACCACCTTTTTTAATGATTGGCTTGCAGACGTTTCTGATTTTAAAAGAACCAGATATGGGAACGTCCATGTTGCTCTTGCTATCGGGGCTAGCCGTCATGTTTGCGGCTGGAATCCGCTATCGTCACATGGCGATCCTGGCCGGTTTTCTCGCCCCTGTGCTGCTTTTGTTTATCTACATGCAGCGTTATCGGGCACAGCGATTGCTCGTATTTTTACATCCTTTCAGCCCAAAATACGCGAATCAAGGCGGCTATCAGCTCATTCAGTCTTTTATTGCCATTTACCACGGCGGCTGGTTTGGCAAAGGACTGGGGCGCGGGATTCAACCGTTTGGCTATCTGCCAGTCCCTCACGCCGATTTTATTTTTGCCGTAATCGTTGAAGAACTTGGCCTCGTCGGCGCGTTTGGTGTTCTTCTTGCCTTTAGCTACTTTATCTGGCGCGGAATGAAAATCGCGATATCCCTTGAAGACCGTTTCTCCTCACTTCTTGCCATTGGAATCGTGAGCATGATCACATGGGGTGTTATTATTAACGTAGGTGCCGTCTCGGGACTCCTTCCCGTGACAGGTATCCCTCTCCCCTTTATCAGCTATGGCGGTACAGCGTTGATCGTCAAATTGTGGTCTGTCGGTATACTGCTCTCACTATCTCGCTACACAAGACCCGTTTCACTCCACGGCTCTTTGCGCGACCCCTCACCGATTGATTTTGAGTCGATGAAAATGAAAAAGAAACGCAATCGCACACGCAAGCAAAACTACCAACAAAGCGCAAAACGATCCTAA
- a CDS encoding DedA family protein, which translates to MDIGNVIQHYGLIGIVLLLALGIVGLPLPDETILTAVGYMVYRRELPYLPSVLAGMVGAVFGITLSYAAGAWLGKSLLQRLMRLAHRSERSLSRTSEQMERYGSYLLFFGYFIPGVRHITAILAGMTRMSFGRFALFAYTGACVWVICFISLGHFAGSRIEQLRAHLPPRQFYTLAACVLLMLIFGALYRRRRAK; encoded by the coding sequence ATGGACATTGGCAATGTGATTCAACACTATGGACTCATCGGCATCGTGCTCCTCTTGGCGCTCGGCATTGTCGGACTTCCGCTTCCGGATGAGACCATTTTGACCGCGGTTGGGTACATGGTCTATCGTCGGGAACTGCCTTATCTGCCGTCTGTCCTTGCGGGGATGGTCGGGGCGGTCTTTGGGATTACGCTCAGTTACGCGGCAGGTGCATGGTTAGGCAAATCACTGTTGCAACGGCTTATGCGTCTCGCACACCGGAGTGAGCGAAGCCTGTCGCGCACATCTGAACAAATGGAGAGGTATGGCTCCTATCTCTTGTTTTTTGGCTATTTCATTCCAGGCGTGCGCCATATCACCGCGATCCTCGCCGGAATGACCCGCATGTCCTTTGGACGGTTTGCGCTGTTTGCTTATACAGGTGCGTGCGTTTGGGTCATTTGTTTTATCTCCCTTGGTCATTTTGCGGGTTCGCGCATTGAACAACTGCGCGCACATCTGCCGCCTCGTCAATTTTATACACTCGCGGCGTGTGTCTTGCTCATGCTGATCTTCGGCGCGCTTTATCGTCGGCGACGTGCAAAATAA
- a CDS encoding FtsW/RodA/SpoVE family cell cycle protein: MESIVKRNIRDLDYVLIVVMILISVISCIAVYTSTLGKANPNTGSASLGIPPHILYRQIAFEVLSYIVMFLVMLFDYRNLAKLRWYFYGGTLLLLVAVFGFHRVNGAHSWIPFPLLSFQPSELAKLVSIIWVADYMSRMNEREVPDYSLRGLLPIFLAFLVPFVLILKEPALGQALVLLAIMYSMLLVYVKKKHMRMMLAASAVFISLIVVAVVVVPNQTVQFLDHQHILKSYQTGRLISFIEPGYDPASSGWQVHQAEIAVGAGGVFGQGIGKGSQTNGSWVPFQWTDFIFSAIAEQLGFVGSSALIMLFLIMLYRLIRVATTALDDFASYVIAGIVGMFAFQVFENIGMNLVVTPATGITLPFVSYGGSSLVVNFISIGIALSVSVRRRTLRFD; this comes from the coding sequence TTGGAATCGATCGTAAAGCGAAATATTCGCGACCTAGACTACGTGCTTATCGTAGTGATGATTCTCATCTCGGTGATCAGTTGCATCGCTGTCTACACATCTACACTCGGGAAGGCGAATCCGAATACGGGGAGCGCCTCTCTCGGCATTCCGCCTCATATTCTGTACAGACAGATTGCTTTTGAGGTACTCAGCTATATCGTCATGTTTTTGGTCATGCTTTTTGACTATCGCAATCTCGCAAAACTTCGCTGGTATTTTTATGGTGGAACGCTTCTGCTGCTCGTTGCGGTTTTTGGTTTTCATCGCGTGAATGGGGCGCACAGCTGGATTCCCTTTCCGCTCTTGTCGTTTCAGCCGTCCGAACTCGCCAAGCTCGTCTCTATTATTTGGGTGGCTGACTACATGTCGCGCATGAATGAGCGAGAAGTTCCGGACTATAGTTTGCGCGGGCTTTTGCCGATCTTTCTCGCGTTTCTTGTTCCATTTGTTTTAATTTTGAAAGAACCTGCGCTTGGTCAGGCGCTTGTTCTGTTGGCGATCATGTACTCGATGCTTCTCGTCTATGTGAAAAAAAAGCATATGCGCATGATGCTCGCCGCAAGCGCCGTTTTTATCTCGCTGATTGTCGTCGCAGTCGTCGTGGTGCCAAACCAGACTGTCCAATTTCTTGACCATCAACACATCCTGAAATCGTATCAAACGGGACGACTCATCTCGTTTATTGAGCCGGGTTATGATCCGGCATCAAGCGGTTGGCAGGTTCATCAGGCCGAGATTGCCGTCGGCGCGGGCGGCGTGTTTGGGCAGGGGATCGGAAAAGGATCCCAAACCAACGGAAGTTGGGTGCCGTTTCAATGGACAGATTTTATCTTCTCGGCGATTGCAGAGCAGCTTGGTTTTGTCGGCTCAAGCGCGCTGATCATGTTGTTTTTAATCATGCTCTATCGCTTGATTCGCGTTGCGACAACCGCTCTTGACGATTTTGCTTCCTACGTGATAGCGGGGATCGTCGGCATGTTTGCGTTTCAGGTGTTTGAAAATATCGGCATGAATCTCGTCGTCACGCCGGCGACAGGAATTACCTTACCGTTTGTCAGTTACGGCGGCTCATCGCTTGTTGTTAACTTTATTAGCATAGGAATAGCGTTGAGCGTGTCTGTGAGGAGAAGGACGCTTCGGTTTGATTGA